From the Ruminiclostridium josui JCM 17888 genome, one window contains:
- a CDS encoding TIGR01212 family radical SAM protein (This family includes YhcC from E. coli K-12, an uncharacterized radical SAM protein.), giving the protein MLYNKFSDYLKKRYGKKVYKLPLNLPVTCPNRDGSLSLSGCIFCGEEGAGFENLSSTMSVSQQLSQNARYIGKNYGSDIFIAYFQNYSNTYLPFEEFKKNISEACQEGIVAIYISTRPDCINDRYMEFLAEIKKEKGIDIVIELGLQTVNYHSLKFLQRGHTLAQFIDAVIRIKKYDLEACAHYITDLPTDNIDDVIEGAKILSALGIQQVKCHSLYILKDTVLEKMYDKGEITPVSMDEFIDRTIAFLEHLNPEIVVQRLMGRAPEDRTVFCNWSTSWWKIHDKIEERMKENGSYQGRLFNYLNGSALERFKD; this is encoded by the coding sequence ACAAGCTTCCGTTGAATCTTCCTGTTACCTGTCCTAACAGGGATGGAAGCCTCAGCTTATCCGGATGTATTTTCTGCGGTGAAGAGGGTGCTGGTTTCGAAAATCTTTCTAGTACTATGTCTGTATCACAGCAGCTATCACAAAATGCCAGGTACATAGGCAAAAACTATGGAAGTGATATTTTTATTGCATATTTTCAGAATTATTCAAACACATATCTCCCTTTTGAAGAATTCAAGAAAAATATCTCTGAGGCGTGTCAGGAAGGCATAGTAGCAATATATATTTCTACAAGGCCGGACTGTATTAACGATAGATATATGGAGTTTCTTGCAGAAATTAAAAAGGAAAAGGGTATTGATATTGTAATTGAACTGGGTCTTCAAACGGTTAATTACCATTCACTGAAATTTCTCCAAAGGGGGCATACTTTAGCACAATTTATAGATGCGGTTATAAGAATAAAGAAATATGACCTTGAAGCCTGTGCTCATTATATTACTGATTTGCCTACAGATAATATTGATGATGTTATAGAAGGTGCTAAAATTTTATCTGCTCTGGGGATTCAACAGGTGAAGTGCCATTCATTGTACATTTTGAAGGATACTGTTCTTGAAAAAATGTATGATAAAGGAGAAATAACTCCAGTTTCAATGGATGAATTCATTGACAGAACAATAGCTTTTCTTGAACACTTAAATCCTGAAATAGTTGTACAAAGGTTAATGGGACGGGCCCCGGAAGATAGGACTGTATTTTGCAACTGGTCAACAAGCTGGTGGAAAATTCATGATAAAATTGAAGAGAGAATGAAGGAAAACGGTAGTTATCAGGGAAGGTTGTTTAATTATTTGAACGGAAGTGCATTAGAAAGATTTAAGGACTAA